A stretch of Suncus etruscus isolate mSunEtr1 chromosome 9, mSunEtr1.pri.cur, whole genome shotgun sequence DNA encodes these proteins:
- the ZNHIT2 gene encoding zinc finger HIT domain-containing protein 2 produces the protein MEPAGPCAFCPAAEEPQPARYTCPRCNVPYCSLRCYRAHGSCAEAFYRDQVLGELRGLHASPSRLACALRRLREQREAEDEAEDAGLGPSPGPGALSGLWGRLGPADRAAFERLLSRGEAGRLLPPWRPWWWRRRGPERRLLEELGDAPAEDPALAPTRDPQEPAAAAPDTPITGAEAQLGDNPVTLGDAQLEDTPVTLADAQLRDAPLAPAPPLPTHLPSLASLTRGPASPLVRFQLPNVLFAYAHALALYHGGDDPALLPDLCATLLGVSGALGAQQVFASTEEALQAAVHVLEAGEHPPGPLGTRGAMREAARILLGEGQATQKNYTLAALGHLARTLGQARKLAAATAAGEERDRLYRARKKCQFLLAWTNENEAALTPLALQCAQAHRTQVAAAQEVAALTGELERLWGGPMPPAPKTLIEELPG, from the coding sequence ATGGAGCCGGCCGGGCCGTGCGCCTTCTGCCCGGCGGCCGAGGAGCCGCAGCCGGCGCGCTACACCTGCCCGCGCTGTAACGTGCCCTACTGCTCGCTGCGCTGCTACCGGGCGCACGGCAGCTGCGCCGAGGCCTTCTACCGGGACCAGGTGCTGGGCGAGCTCCGCGGCCTCCACGCCTCGCCCAGCCGCCTGGCCTGCGCCCTGCGCCGGCTGCGTGAGCAACGTGAGGCCGAGGACGAGGCCGAGGACGCGGGCCTGGGGCCCAGCCCGGGGCCCGGGGCCTTGTCGGGGCTCTGGGGGCGCCTGGGCCCCGCCGACCGGGCGGCCTTCGAGCGGCTGCTGAGCCGGGGCGAGGCCGGCCGGCTGCTCCCGCCCTGGCGCCCGTGGTGGTGGCGGCGCCGTGGGCCCGAGCGGCGGCTTCTAGAAGAACTGGGTGATGCCCCAGCAGAGGACCCGGCGCTGGCACCGACCCGGGACCCCCAGGAGCCTGCGGCAGCCGCCCCGGATACCCCCATCACCGGGGCCGAGGCGCAGCTTGGAGACAACCCCGTCACTTTGGGGGATGCACAGCTTGAAGACACCCCCGTCACCTTGGCCGACGCACAGCTCCGAGACGCCCCCTTGGCCCCTGCGCCCCCGCTGCCCACCCACCTGCCCTCGCTGGCCAGCCTGACCCGCGGCCCTGCCTCGCCGCTCGTTCGCTTCCAGCTGCCCAACGTGCTCTTCGCCTATGCGCACGCCCTGGCCCTGTACCACGGCGGCGACGACCCCGCGCTGCTGCCCGACCTCTGCGCCACGCTCCTCGGCGTGTCCGGGGCCCTGGGCGCCCAGCAAGTCTTCGCCTCCACCGAGGAAGCCCTGCAAGCCGCCGTGCACGTCCTGGAGGCCGGCGAGCACCCTCCGGGACCCCTGGGCACTCGGGGAGCCATGCGCGAGGCCGCCCGCATCCTGCTGGGGGAAGGCCAGGCCACCCAGAAGAACTACACGCTGGCGGCGCTGGGCCACCTGGCGCGGACCCTCGGCCAAGCTCGAAAACTGGCTGCTGCTACCGCTGCCGGGGAGGAGCGAGATCGCCTGTACCGGGCGCGGAAGAAGTGCCAGTTCCTGCTGGCCTGGACTAACGAGAACGAGGCCGCGCTGACGCCCCTGGCACTGCAGTGTGCCCAGGCCCACC